In the Syntrophales bacterium genome, TAAACCACCAATCAGATGAATCAGTGATTAGAATCTGATCGGCGATTTTCCGGGCCTGTTTAGTGCAGAGTCTTTTGAGGGCAAACTCTATCCAGTCTTTACTGTACTTGTTGCCCAGATCTCCGTACTCCTTGAGCTGGATGATAAGTGCGAGCTGGTCGGCATCGTGGGCTATTTTAGCTTCTTTTGTCGATCGGCTGTTAAACTCGGCCATATGTTCAGCGATTTCATTTCCGAAGGGAAGGGGTTTAGTGAGATCCTCAATGGCTTTTTTTTCGTTAACAGTGACGTATTTTTTGTTGACGTAGTTCATGTCACCTGTTCTCGCTTCAGTTAGATCGTGGAATAGACAAAGT is a window encoding:
- a CDS encoding HD domain-containing protein, which gives rise to MEEIVNFLFEVGMLQKTPRTGFQFLGSGNESVAEHILRTVFIGYALSKLDPEVDENKVLKLCLFHDLTEARTGDMNYVNKKYVTVNEKKAIEDLTKPLPFGNEIAEHMAEFNSRSTKEAKIAHDADQLALIIQLKEYGDLGNKYSKDWIEFALKRLCTKQARKIADQILITDSSDWWFKEKDEWWVNGGSSPLTYEKEQDGEKD